The following proteins are co-located in the Stieleria sp. JC731 genome:
- a CDS encoding DUF3987 domain-containing protein, which yields MNGTKIPKQLNGANARTNDPSTFESYDAVSELEYKAFVIQESDALTGVDLDDCLETVDGELILRDWAKPIVRRLNPVAYGEISPSGTGIKFLTRGSKLAGARCVARMGDGKQALEVYDKARFWTVTEDYWLGSQMEIGDGQDAIDWLCKEYLSQPKQSKPAEPLPPINYTVGHRSSVYSRGVDYINQAERPISHRNNAAFRLSGALRAIDDHGQRLSNDEVVELVKMWNQSLPDPLDERELLRTIESSAVNGTARETKHVKEFSTGSDHGVDFSRLVAGSPVEPGVQPVEPIAPIEPVPQIPSPENELSIKVFGIDEETEPDARGMSESSQPTWAMQDQGIIGHIVDYTLRTSMYPQPELAFAGALALMSVITGRKVTDMYGTRTNLYIIGMAPSGSGKEQARSTNKKLLRRADAAHLLGPERFASHAGIVSVLGEQPSQLFQLDEVGRLLQTMKNPSRATHLYNIASVLMHLYSSSGQTWVGDAYADTSKTKTIHQPHAVIYGTTVAESFWGSLTAENVSDGLLGRLMPFESTEGYVEPKSPERIEPLGTLVDAIKWWVDQRPPLNEESCEPSIVAVHTQEARKRFEDHMREIHNKHRDEDEQARALWSRAPGRAGKLALLFAISRQPETNCISIEVEDVDRAIAISNWLTRRVQKKVFDHVVENETEERTKRVLRMLDEPVTRTQLSRRTQWLKKREREEVLDTLFESGQVVFWEVLYGGKRPVTAYVKRSKFSDELLQRWLDKQAKARSKQS from the coding sequence GTGAACGGCACGAAGATCCCCAAGCAACTTAACGGTGCGAACGCACGCACCAATGACCCTTCAACATTTGAATCGTACGATGCAGTCTCGGAACTCGAATACAAAGCGTTTGTCATTCAGGAATCGGATGCGCTCACGGGCGTTGACCTCGATGATTGCCTTGAAACAGTTGACGGGGAACTCATCCTCCGAGACTGGGCTAAGCCAATCGTCCGTCGACTCAACCCGGTGGCGTACGGTGAAATTAGCCCCAGCGGAACAGGAATCAAATTCCTCACACGAGGATCTAAACTGGCTGGGGCTAGGTGTGTTGCACGCATGGGAGATGGCAAACAAGCCCTCGAAGTCTACGACAAAGCTCGGTTCTGGACGGTAACCGAAGACTACTGGCTTGGATCGCAGATGGAGATCGGCGACGGTCAGGATGCGATCGATTGGTTGTGCAAGGAATACTTATCACAGCCAAAGCAATCGAAACCTGCTGAGCCACTGCCACCGATCAATTACACGGTCGGTCATCGGTCGAGCGTCTATTCACGCGGTGTTGACTACATCAATCAAGCCGAGCGCCCGATCAGTCATCGGAACAATGCTGCGTTCCGATTATCTGGTGCGCTGCGTGCGATCGATGATCATGGTCAGCGACTAAGCAACGATGAAGTTGTCGAGCTGGTCAAGATGTGGAACCAGTCGCTTCCAGATCCGCTCGACGAGCGCGAGCTGCTTCGCACAATCGAATCGTCAGCTGTCAACGGTACAGCGAGGGAAACCAAGCATGTCAAGGAGTTCAGCACTGGCAGCGATCATGGCGTCGACTTCTCGCGACTTGTGGCAGGATCGCCCGTAGAACCTGGCGTTCAACCGGTCGAGCCGATCGCACCGATCGAGCCTGTCCCGCAGATTCCTTCGCCAGAGAATGAGCTATCGATCAAGGTGTTCGGAATCGACGAAGAAACCGAACCAGATGCCCGTGGAATGAGCGAATCCAGTCAGCCGACATGGGCGATGCAGGATCAGGGAATCATTGGACACATCGTCGACTATACGCTTCGGACATCAATGTATCCGCAGCCCGAGCTTGCTTTCGCTGGTGCGCTTGCACTGATGTCAGTGATCACCGGTCGGAAGGTTACGGACATGTACGGCACTCGAACCAATCTCTACATCATCGGCATGGCACCGTCTGGTTCTGGCAAGGAACAGGCGCGATCCACGAACAAGAAGCTGTTGCGTCGCGCCGATGCGGCACACCTACTTGGTCCTGAACGGTTCGCTTCACATGCTGGGATTGTCAGCGTGCTTGGCGAGCAGCCATCGCAGCTGTTCCAGCTCGATGAAGTCGGTCGACTGCTGCAGACAATGAAGAACCCGTCACGCGCGACACACCTATACAACATCGCGTCTGTCTTGATGCACTTGTATTCGTCGAGCGGTCAGACATGGGTTGGTGATGCATACGCCGACACGAGTAAGACGAAGACGATCCACCAACCGCACGCGGTGATCTATGGCACGACCGTTGCCGAATCATTCTGGGGTTCACTGACTGCCGAGAATGTTAGCGACGGTCTGCTCGGTCGATTGATGCCATTCGAAAGCACTGAAGGATACGTCGAGCCTAAGTCGCCCGAGCGTATCGAACCACTTGGCACGCTAGTTGATGCGATCAAGTGGTGGGTGGATCAGCGCCCGCCGTTGAACGAAGAGTCATGCGAGCCATCGATCGTCGCTGTTCATACGCAGGAGGCTCGCAAGCGGTTTGAGGATCACATGCGAGAGATCCACAACAAGCACCGCGATGAAGACGAGCAGGCACGCGCACTGTGGTCACGAGCGCCTGGCCGCGCTGGCAAGCTGGCATTGCTGTTTGCGATTAGCCGACAACCAGAAACCAACTGCATCAGCATCGAAGTCGAGGACGTCGATCGAGCGATCGCGATCAGCAACTGGCTGACTCGCAGGGTGCAGAAGAAAGTGTTCGATCATGTCGTCGAAAACGAAACTGAAGAGCGCACCAAGCGTGTCCTCCGTATGCTTGATGAGCCGGTAACACGAACGCAGCTGTCTCGCCGCACTCAGTGGTTAAAGAAACGTGAACGCGAAGAAGTTCTCGACACGTTGTTCGAAAGCGGACAGGTGGTCTTCTGGGAGGTCCTGTACGGCGGAAAGCGACCGGTGACCGCGTATGTTAAGCGTTCCAAATTTTCTGATGAACTTTTGCAGCGCTGGCTGGATAAACAAGCAAAAGCACGATCCAAACAGTCTTGA
- a CDS encoding DEAD/DEAH box helicase: MSHYVLRPYQQYAVDATWGYLCHRQGHPVVIAPTGAGKSLMIADICKSAHEAGLRVLVVAHVKELLEQNSEKIRTLVPDADVTIYSAGLGQKDLTGDIVVAGVQSVYKHGFDLGKIDLVLVDEAHMIPATGDGMYRQLFDDLSKTSPNHRVIGFTATPYRMTTGLIYGPDELFDGVAYNIQIGQLIKEGYLCPITSEPVQSVKTSDLPIRRGEFVASDMQLRFDEHTASTCDDLIANCDRSGRKHVIIFASGVEHAQHISDYIEEKTGEIVHTITGDTKPIFRKSSIRAFREGEIRWLVNVGVLTTGFDAPCVDCVALLRATDSPGLLAQMIGRGLRLHPEKSECLVLDYGENLERHGPIDSKDFGVRRGKKGEATMGNAPVKECPQCTEMVPAGLRECFCGFQFPPPESNTKHEAQADTNAAVLEEQIKPERWEVTEIRWAVHRKRGASDDEPRSLRVDYCCQPEDAESAGNLTEKWISEWICLEHEGFAGKKARDWWRQRSKADPPETIEEAIERFDEGFVADTQAITTIKDGRYQRVTQWVIGEVPDEPQFEVSNSLFSDPFDEEAPPF, translated from the coding sequence ATGTCGCACTACGTGTTGCGACCATACCAACAATACGCTGTTGATGCGACCTGGGGATACCTATGCCATCGACAAGGACACCCCGTTGTCATCGCGCCAACCGGCGCTGGCAAGAGCTTGATGATCGCTGACATCTGCAAGTCGGCGCATGAAGCTGGCCTGCGTGTCCTGGTCGTGGCGCATGTCAAGGAACTTCTGGAGCAGAACTCTGAAAAGATCCGCACGCTTGTTCCTGATGCGGATGTCACAATCTATTCAGCTGGCTTGGGGCAGAAGGATCTGACCGGCGATATCGTCGTTGCTGGCGTGCAGTCCGTCTACAAACATGGGTTCGATCTCGGCAAGATCGACTTGGTGCTTGTAGACGAAGCACACATGATTCCGGCGACCGGCGACGGAATGTATCGCCAGCTGTTCGATGACCTGTCCAAGACGTCACCCAATCATCGCGTCATCGGTTTTACTGCGACACCATACCGGATGACAACTGGATTGATCTACGGTCCAGATGAGCTGTTCGATGGCGTTGCTTACAACATCCAGATCGGCCAGCTAATCAAAGAAGGCTACTTGTGCCCGATCACTTCGGAACCGGTTCAGTCTGTCAAGACAAGCGATCTGCCGATCCGTCGCGGTGAGTTCGTCGCCAGTGACATGCAGCTGCGGTTTGATGAGCATACCGCAAGCACCTGTGATGACTTGATCGCAAACTGCGATCGCTCCGGTCGAAAGCATGTCATTATCTTCGCTTCTGGCGTCGAGCATGCACAGCACATCTCGGATTACATCGAAGAAAAAACCGGCGAGATCGTTCACACGATCACGGGTGATACCAAGCCGATCTTTCGCAAGTCATCGATTCGGGCGTTCCGTGAAGGGGAGATCCGATGGCTTGTCAACGTCGGTGTACTGACGACCGGATTCGACGCACCCTGTGTCGACTGCGTTGCGCTTCTGCGTGCAACTGATTCGCCCGGTCTGCTTGCACAGATGATCGGTCGCGGACTTCGGCTGCACCCCGAGAAGTCTGAATGCTTGGTACTCGACTACGGCGAGAACCTGGAGCGTCACGGTCCTATCGACTCGAAAGACTTCGGTGTTCGTCGTGGCAAGAAGGGTGAAGCCACGATGGGGAACGCGCCAGTCAAGGAGTGTCCGCAGTGTACCGAGATGGTGCCAGCTGGTCTGCGTGAATGCTTCTGTGGGTTCCAGTTTCCACCACCCGAATCAAACACCAAGCACGAAGCACAAGCGGACACGAACGCAGCTGTGCTAGAAGAACAGATCAAGCCCGAGCGATGGGAAGTGACCGAGATCCGGTGGGCTGTTCATCGCAAACGTGGCGCATCCGATGACGAGCCGCGATCTCTTCGCGTTGACTATTGCTGCCAGCCGGAAGATGCGGAATCGGCAGGCAACCTAACTGAGAAGTGGATCAGCGAATGGATCTGCCTGGAGCATGAAGGGTTCGCGGGCAAGAAGGCTCGTGACTGGTGGCGTCAGCGATCCAAGGCAGACCCGCCCGAAACGATCGAAGAGGCGATCGAGCGATTCGACGAAGGGTTCGTCGCGGACACTCAGGCGATCACAACCATTAAGGATGGTCGGTATCAGCGCGTAACACAGTGGGTCATCGGCGAAGTGCCAGATGAGCCGCAATTCGAAGTCAGTAATTCATTGTTTTCTGATCCCTTTGACGAAGAGGCACCACCGTTCTAA
- a CDS encoding DUF669 domain-containing protein — MASLIDSGFDPTKTDEVVTRKLLPNGDYKAVLEDSDLMKFQSGAELLKLTHRIIEGPYEGRKIWTDAWWTKKDRSKCDTGRNLFGAQCRAVGVLNPGDTCETHNRPCIISVICVKDKDRNDPNKFFESNAVEDVKPLSQQPSQSQAQGNWNQNQGQQQQQAQGQTQYQNQGQAQGNWNQGQQQQGQQQQGQQYQQPTGNAAAFAQQQR; from the coding sequence ATGGCAAGTTTGATCGACTCTGGGTTTGATCCAACCAAGACCGACGAAGTAGTCACTCGCAAGTTGTTGCCCAATGGCGACTACAAGGCAGTGCTGGAAGATTCCGATCTGATGAAATTCCAATCGGGCGCAGAGCTTCTGAAGCTCACTCACCGCATCATCGAAGGTCCGTATGAAGGTCGCAAGATCTGGACCGATGCATGGTGGACCAAGAAGGACAGGTCGAAGTGCGATACGGGTCGCAACCTGTTTGGTGCGCAGTGTCGTGCTGTCGGCGTGCTTAACCCCGGCGACACATGCGAAACGCACAACCGACCATGCATCATCTCGGTGATCTGCGTCAAGGATAAGGACAGGAACGACCCCAACAAGTTCTTCGAATCCAACGCGGTCGAGGACGTCAAACCGCTGAGCCAGCAGCCAAGCCAATCGCAGGCTCAAGGCAACTGGAATCAGAACCAGGGGCAGCAACAACAGCAAGCCCAAGGTCAGACGCAGTACCAGAACCAAGGGCAAGCCCAAGGCAACTGGAATCAAGGCCAGCAGCAGCAAGGCCAGCAGCAGCAAGGCCAGCAGTATCAGCAACCGACCGGCAACGCAGCTGCGTTCGCGCAGCAGCAGCGCTAG
- a CDS encoding ATP-binding protein — protein sequence MGLLDSIIPGRVARPRRTVIYSIHGWGKSTWSSQWYRPIFLPTEDGNADIDCPSFPLFTDYNTIMQAVMELGHDQSSHGFGTAIIDSADWLEQLNWNDVCNKKGISSIADAGFNKGYDLAERQFMRFLKACNGLRDRGMHVIFTAHCDIKRFDSPEGESYDRYLPKLHKRTSALLQEWADEVLFGQYKVYTRKSEESFGRDRTVATGSGERVIKTVERPGWQAKNRLGLPEEMTADFKEYMQYLPPLPSQVA from the coding sequence ATGGGACTGCTCGATAGCATTATCCCTGGTCGCGTAGCTCGACCGCGCCGAACTGTCATCTACAGCATTCATGGCTGGGGCAAGTCGACATGGTCATCACAGTGGTATCGGCCAATCTTCCTTCCGACTGAGGACGGCAACGCGGACATTGACTGTCCATCGTTTCCGCTGTTCACGGATTACAACACGATCATGCAAGCTGTGATGGAACTGGGGCATGACCAGTCCAGTCACGGTTTCGGCACCGCGATCATCGACAGCGCAGACTGGCTGGAACAGCTGAACTGGAATGATGTCTGCAACAAGAAGGGCATCTCGTCGATCGCCGATGCAGGGTTTAACAAGGGCTATGACTTGGCGGAACGCCAATTCATGCGGTTCTTGAAAGCCTGCAATGGTCTGCGTGATCGCGGGATGCATGTCATCTTCACGGCGCACTGCGACATTAAGCGGTTCGATTCACCAGAGGGCGAATCTTACGACCGCTACCTTCCAAAGCTTCACAAGCGGACTTCTGCGTTGCTGCAGGAATGGGCAGATGAAGTTCTGTTCGGTCAGTACAAGGTCTACACCCGCAAGAGCGAAGAATCGTTCGGGAGGGATCGCACCGTTGCAACCGGCAGTGGCGAGCGTGTGATCAAGACGGTCGAGCGTCCTGGTTGGCAAGCCAAGAACCGACTCGGTCTGCCGGAAGAGATGACCGCTGACTTCAAGGAGTACATGCAGTACCTGCCACCGCTTCCAAGCCAAGTAGCCTAG
- a CDS encoding helix-turn-helix domain-containing protein — MDSTHNDCLSPNALYTQSQVADLLCVDEKHVRRLRNSGDLVAVDISLRTSSKPMIRYKSESIKRFIELRSMQSEAPKPKKKRRDIPRNFEALLNGTAR, encoded by the coding sequence ATGGATTCCACCCATAACGACTGTTTGTCACCCAACGCTCTCTATACGCAATCACAAGTCGCCGACTTGCTATGCGTTGATGAAAAGCATGTGCGACGACTTCGTAATTCCGGTGATCTGGTCGCAGTCGACATTTCACTTCGGACATCTTCTAAACCGATGATTCGGTACAAAAGCGAATCAATTAAACGGTTCATTGAATTGCGTTCAATGCAATCAGAAGCGCCCAAGCCAAAGAAGAAACGCAGGGACATTCCCCGCAATTTCGAGGCACTGCTTAATGGGACTGCTCGATAG
- a CDS encoding SprT-like domain-containing protein — MAKSKQRPTADTFSTLQEAYDFFNDQLWGGKLPQCMLLVHRKAGAHGYYWPMQFKGPRGKRIDEIALSPESMERTDREVLSTLVHEMAHLWQHHFGSPSAGYHNAEWADEMDRLGLPASDTGEPGGKRTGKSMSHYIKRNGLYAKAFTQWRKKKRKLKYCADAAFGDGEKAARKRASKTKYTCPECGQNAWAKPAAKIDCGDCGFELEPEEQG; from the coding sequence ATGGCAAAGAGCAAACAACGTCCAACTGCTGACACGTTCAGCACACTGCAAGAAGCGTACGACTTTTTTAATGATCAGTTGTGGGGCGGCAAGCTTCCACAGTGCATGCTCCTGGTACATCGCAAAGCGGGCGCGCATGGCTACTATTGGCCGATGCAATTCAAGGGTCCACGCGGGAAGCGGATCGACGAGATCGCATTGTCACCCGAGTCGATGGAGCGTACCGACCGCGAAGTCCTGTCGACGCTCGTGCACGAGATGGCGCACCTGTGGCAGCACCACTTCGGATCTCCGAGTGCCGGTTACCACAATGCGGAGTGGGCGGATGAGATGGATCGACTTGGACTGCCCGCTTCGGACACTGGGGAGCCAGGTGGTAAGCGTACCGGCAAGTCGATGTCGCACTACATCAAACGCAATGGACTGTACGCCAAAGCGTTCACGCAGTGGCGCAAAAAGAAACGCAAGCTGAAGTATTGCGCCGACGCTGCATTCGGCGATGGCGAGAAGGCTGCGCGAAAACGCGCGAGCAAGACCAAGTACACATGCCCTGAATGCGGACAGAACGCATGGGCTAAGCCTGCGGCGAAGATCGACTGCGGCGACTGCGGATTCGAGCTTGAACCAGAGGAACAAGGCTGA
- a CDS encoding DNA-methyltransferase has protein sequence MSTIEVHKADAETFQTSELHPGFNLAFLDPPFNIGQDYLGYHDRRNLDDFESSIHDAIANTKSLMRHGGIIALHGPDDMADLYLRSARSLGMHRIEWVIWHYRFGMGGKLETKRQFTDSFCHCIIFMVGPQNHRWTFNGEAVAVESDRKAIYNDKRTRDGNGGMRVPSDVWGLPSDGPYWGRVQGTSRERMAGRPNQLPEVYLERLIKAYTNTGDHVYDPYGGTGTTAVVAQALDRNCVTLDITDHAVATIHERLKRGAIRITSSTTEPSDVTAIETDQEPEPSQSGESVLSPA, from the coding sequence ATGAGTACCATCGAAGTTCACAAGGCGGATGCCGAGACGTTCCAGACCAGCGAGCTACACCCTGGTTTCAATCTGGCGTTTCTCGATCCACCGTTCAACATCGGCCAGGACTATCTCGGCTACCACGATCGCCGGAACCTCGATGACTTCGAGTCATCTATCCATGACGCGATCGCAAACACCAAGTCGCTGATGCGGCACGGTGGGATCATCGCGCTGCATGGTCCTGATGACATGGCTGACTTGTATCTTCGCTCTGCTCGATCACTGGGGATGCATCGGATCGAATGGGTTATCTGGCACTATCGCTTTGGCATGGGCGGCAAGCTCGAAACCAAGCGACAGTTCACTGATTCGTTCTGTCACTGCATCATCTTTATGGTCGGTCCACAGAACCACCGCTGGACGTTCAATGGCGAAGCTGTCGCGGTCGAGAGTGATCGCAAAGCGATCTACAACGACAAGCGCACTCGCGATGGCAATGGCGGCATGCGGGTTCCGTCTGATGTCTGGGGATTACCTAGCGACGGTCCTTACTGGGGTCGCGTCCAAGGTACAAGTCGCGAGCGCATGGCAGGACGTCCGAACCAGCTGCCCGAAGTCTACCTCGAGCGCCTGATCAAGGCTTACACCAACACAGGCGATCACGTTTACGATCCGTATGGCGGAACAGGAACAACAGCTGTCGTCGCACAAGCACTTGATCGCAACTGCGTGACACTGGATATCACCGATCACGCGGTGGCAACCATTCACGAGCGTCTTAAACGCGGAGCTATCCGCATCACTTCATCAACTACGGAACCTTCCGATGTCACTGCTATCGAAACCGATCAAGAACCAGAGCCTAGTCAATCAGGCGAAAGCGTTCTGTCGCCTGCATAG
- a CDS encoding DUF6884 domain-containing protein: MNRRIVLIGCSKTKLPYKPERRRGGRLYPTELYGGDLFPKRVAYAESRNLPWMVLSAEYGVWNPNQERKPYDTAFSDLSPADRADWHARVAYHVIQELFEPFEVGEANRPLTPSELTVEIHAGRDYAEPLATILTALGINVELPCKGLAIGQQKKLYASGSLSPAAA; this comes from the coding sequence ATGAACCGTCGAATCGTATTGATCGGGTGCAGCAAAACGAAGCTACCCTACAAGCCAGAACGTCGTCGCGGTGGTCGACTGTATCCAACGGAGTTGTACGGCGGCGACCTGTTCCCAAAACGGGTCGCGTATGCCGAGTCTCGCAACTTGCCCTGGATGGTCCTGTCAGCCGAGTATGGCGTATGGAATCCGAACCAGGAACGCAAACCGTATGACACGGCATTCAGTGATCTGTCACCAGCAGATCGCGCCGATTGGCACGCTCGCGTGGCATACCATGTCATCCAAGAATTGTTTGAACCGTTCGAAGTTGGCGAAGCCAATCGACCGCTCACGCCATCTGAGCTGACTGTCGAGATCCATGCCGGTCGAGACTACGCAGAACCGCTCGCCACGATCCTTACCGCTCTTGGCATCAACGTCGAGCTACCGTGCAAGGGACTTGCTATCGGCCAGCAAAAGAAGCTCTACGCATCAGGCAGTCTGTCTCCAGCAGCTGCGTGA
- a CDS encoding tyrosine-type recombinase/integrase produces the protein MPKKQKPAKPYPDFPMYAHASGRWAKTIRGKTHYFGSWSDGWQAALERFQAERDDLYAGRKPRSSDGSLTVLDMCDIFINHCKGKVKTKEIVERTFRDYKKTCERIIKHFGPSRSIEDLRPADFAEFRVKLGKSRNLNSLGNEIGRVMAVINHIGPKGVMEIEQPISVGNAFKKPGRKVLRKERAEKGDQSLSAFAILETAGASKDPISAMILLGINAGLGNSDCSKLQLRHIDWREGWLDYPRPKTGIERRAKLWPETMEAIKACGGSYDGTRQTGDQLVFRTKYGNSWEGKDSACPISAEFRKILKLLGHYRHGVGFYSLRRTFQTVAEESGDFPAISLVMGHDDNSMSSRYRQRISDARLERVAETVREWLLEPLKNSKR, from the coding sequence ATGCCAAAGAAACAGAAACCTGCCAAGCCCTATCCGGACTTTCCGATGTATGCCCATGCTTCGGGGCGTTGGGCTAAAACGATCAGAGGCAAAACGCACTACTTTGGTTCATGGTCGGATGGATGGCAGGCTGCGCTTGAACGATTCCAGGCAGAACGCGATGACTTGTACGCAGGACGCAAGCCAAGGTCATCTGACGGTAGCCTGACGGTACTTGATATGTGTGACATCTTCATCAATCACTGCAAGGGCAAGGTGAAGACGAAGGAGATCGTCGAGCGCACGTTCCGAGACTACAAGAAGACTTGCGAGCGGATCATCAAGCACTTCGGCCCGAGCAGGTCGATCGAGGATCTTCGCCCGGCTGACTTCGCTGAGTTCCGCGTCAAGCTTGGGAAGTCTCGTAACCTGAACTCGCTTGGCAATGAGATTGGTCGCGTCATGGCTGTGATCAATCACATCGGTCCAAAGGGGGTGATGGAGATCGAGCAGCCAATCTCGGTGGGTAATGCGTTCAAGAAACCAGGACGCAAAGTGCTGCGGAAGGAACGAGCCGAGAAGGGTGATCAGAGCTTGTCGGCGTTTGCAATCCTCGAAACAGCTGGCGCGAGTAAAGATCCGATCTCGGCAATGATACTGCTGGGCATCAACGCGGGACTCGGCAACTCAGACTGCAGCAAGCTGCAGCTGCGTCACATCGACTGGCGCGAAGGATGGCTCGACTATCCGCGACCCAAGACAGGCATCGAGCGACGAGCAAAGCTTTGGCCAGAAACGATGGAGGCGATCAAAGCTTGCGGGGGATCGTACGATGGAACGCGGCAGACCGGCGACCAGCTGGTGTTCCGAACCAAATACGGAAACAGCTGGGAAGGCAAGGACTCGGCATGCCCGATCTCGGCAGAATTTCGCAAGATCTTAAAACTGCTTGGTCACTATCGGCATGGCGTCGGTTTCTATTCCCTGCGACGCACGTTTCAGACTGTCGCGGAAGAGTCTGGCGACTTCCCTGCGATCTCGCTAGTGATGGGGCATGACGACAACTCGATGTCGAGCCGCTACCGCCAGCGGATCTCGGACGCTAGATTAGAGCGTGTTGCGGAAACTGTCCGCGAATGGCTTTTGGAACCGCTAAAGAATAGCAAGAGATGA
- a CDS encoding sugar kinase, translating to MAITRFVTIGEIMGRLSTPGHQRFRQAMPGSLDFNFGGAEASIAALLASLGADATYVTALPNNPIGQACVSQLRSLRVNTDHIELVDDSRMGLYFVEQAIGARPGQVIYDRADSAFAQVSASLFDWDAIFKNTDWLILTGISPAISKSAAALTLDAIGHAKAHDVKIMLDMNFRSKLWLWHESVTQTDLAAEWMRKLAGQVDLLIGGQTDFEERLQIKETKTASIAADVSSTYQNIRYVIQTRRRSIGTEQRFSATLTTDETTVESEEAIIDAVVDRIGTGDAFAAALIYAITSDDFRDHKDRLNFAVAACALAHTIPGDFSLINEEEIREAQVGKSGGRIKR from the coding sequence ATGGCGATCACTCGCTTTGTCACAATTGGCGAAATCATGGGGCGACTCAGCACCCCAGGTCACCAGCGTTTCCGTCAAGCGATGCCAGGATCGCTCGATTTCAACTTCGGCGGCGCCGAAGCCTCGATCGCCGCTCTGCTGGCCAGCCTTGGTGCCGACGCAACATACGTGACCGCGCTACCAAATAATCCGATCGGACAGGCATGTGTTTCGCAGCTTCGATCACTACGGGTCAACACGGATCACATTGAACTCGTTGATGATTCAAGGATGGGTCTGTACTTCGTTGAACAGGCGATCGGAGCGCGTCCAGGTCAGGTCATCTATGACCGTGCTGATTCTGCGTTTGCACAGGTCTCTGCAAGTCTGTTCGACTGGGATGCGATCTTTAAAAACACTGACTGGTTGATCTTGACCGGAATATCGCCTGCAATTTCGAAGTCCGCCGCCGCGCTAACGCTCGACGCGATCGGTCACGCGAAAGCTCATGACGTGAAAATCATGCTGGACATGAACTTTCGCTCCAAGCTGTGGCTATGGCACGAGAGCGTTACCCAAACAGACTTGGCTGCTGAGTGGATGCGCAAACTTGCCGGACAGGTCGACCTATTGATCGGCGGCCAAACCGACTTTGAAGAGCGTCTGCAAATCAAGGAAACGAAAACGGCTTCGATTGCCGCAGACGTCTCTTCGACATATCAAAACATTCGCTATGTCATCCAAACGCGGCGACGAAGCATCGGGACCGAGCAGCGATTTTCAGCCACTTTGACCACAGACGAAACGACAGTCGAATCCGAAGAAGCCATCATTGACGCGGTCGTCGACCGAATCGGCACCGGTGACGCTTTCGCGGCCGCTTTGATTTACGCGATCACTTCGGATGACTTCCGCGATCACAAAGATCGCTTGAACTTTGCGGTCGCGGCCTGTGCACTGGCCCACACGATCCCTGGCGACTTTAGCTTGATCAACGAAGAAGAGATCCGTGAGGCACAGGTAGGGAAGTCCGGAGGGCGAATCAAACGCTAA
- the eda gene encoding bifunctional 4-hydroxy-2-oxoglutarate aldolase/2-dehydro-3-deoxy-phosphogluconate aldolase translates to MHTPENTPSVFPNALAQSLHESGLIAVVVIDSLDAVRPLAETLFENGIKAIELTLRTPIAVEAIKCIRQTIPELIVGAGTVLSSDQVVEVADSGASFAVSPGLNPSTIEAAKNVGLPFAPGICTPSDIETAISLDCRLLKFFPAEASGGLPYLNAVAGPYAHLGLKFIPLGGIDETNVVSYFQSKLVHSVGGSWIAARHLIQDQDWDEIARRCQSLNALLRQHRSPS, encoded by the coding sequence ATGCATACGCCAGAAAACACACCTAGCGTCTTCCCAAACGCACTGGCCCAATCGCTTCACGAATCGGGCCTGATCGCTGTCGTTGTGATTGACTCGCTTGACGCCGTGCGACCGCTTGCCGAAACGCTTTTCGAAAACGGAATCAAAGCGATTGAGCTGACGCTTCGAACGCCGATCGCAGTCGAAGCAATCAAGTGCATCCGACAGACGATTCCCGAATTGATTGTCGGTGCGGGAACGGTCTTATCATCCGATCAAGTGGTCGAGGTTGCCGATTCGGGTGCTTCGTTTGCCGTTTCACCAGGACTGAACCCGTCAACGATTGAAGCGGCCAAAAATGTCGGGCTACCTTTTGCCCCTGGGATCTGTACGCCTTCTGATATCGAAACAGCGATTTCCTTGGACTGCAGGCTTCTTAAATTCTTTCCGGCAGAAGCATCCGGAGGCTTGCCGTATTTGAACGCGGTTGCCGGCCCTTACGCACATCTCGGACTCAAGTTTATCCCGCTCGGCGGTATCGATGAAACGAATGTCGTCTCCTATTTCCAGTCCAAACTGGTGCATTCCGTCGGCGGATCATGGATCGCTGCTCGCCATCTGATACAGGATCAAGACTGGGACGAAATTGCCCGACGATGCCAATCGCTAAATGCGCTTCTCCGGCAACATCGAAGTCCATCTTAA